One genomic segment of uncultured Desulfobacter sp. includes these proteins:
- a CDS encoding FAD-dependent oxidoreductase, whose protein sequence is MAKKIIIIGAVALGPKVASRLRRLDPDCEITIIDKDSLISYGGCGIPYYIGGDIGEIEELYSTTAHQPRDPEFFRTVKGVEVLTRVETIGIDRRNKQLKVRHLEDGTESEMPYDKLVIGTGASPFIPPIPGADLPGVYPVSNLHHAKAIKDLISSGAVGNAVVIGAGAIGVEMAEALTDLWGVETTLVEMAPHVLPTAIGPNIALIVEKELENNEVNVKIGAQVTKILGDAENGVTGVEVSGEVIECNLVVMAVGVRPNTGFAAEAGLAVGRGGALIVDKNLRTSDPDIYAGGDCIEMRNLVAGEQLPMPLGSLANRQGRIIATNIFGKCAQFDGAVGTFCIKVFGIGVATAGLTIHQAKSAGFDPVHSVVAQFDRAHFYPDSKFMFIQLIADKRSRRVLGVEAVGEQIDAVKARVDAVVPLLHKGMNVDEVCTLEVGYAPPFASAMDVINNAGNALDNILDGRNTPIDWPEFIDLFKKGEITVVDLRELVEAQPFIDKYGADRWICLPQTELRKRYNELPKDKDLCLFCGTGARSFECQRILEQNGFTRIQNLQGGYAIIRVTDPDFIPEGG, encoded by the coding sequence ATGGCAAAAAAAATAATTATTATTGGTGCGGTGGCATTAGGCCCCAAAGTGGCCAGTCGTCTCAGACGGCTTGATCCTGATTGTGAAATCACTATTATTGACAAAGACAGCTTAATTTCATACGGCGGATGCGGCATCCCTTACTATATCGGCGGGGACATTGGAGAAATCGAAGAGTTATACTCCACCACGGCCCACCAGCCCAGGGATCCTGAGTTTTTCCGTACAGTCAAAGGGGTTGAGGTACTTACCCGGGTGGAAACCATCGGCATTGACCGCAGAAACAAACAGCTGAAAGTTCGTCATCTTGAAGACGGAACCGAGTCTGAAATGCCCTACGACAAGCTGGTTATTGGCACGGGTGCTTCGCCTTTTATCCCGCCCATCCCAGGCGCTGACCTGCCGGGCGTCTATCCTGTATCCAACCTCCACCATGCCAAAGCCATCAAAGATTTGATCAGTTCGGGTGCCGTGGGTAATGCCGTAGTCATCGGTGCCGGTGCCATAGGTGTTGAAATGGCCGAGGCCCTGACCGACCTGTGGGGCGTGGAAACCACCCTTGTTGAAATGGCTCCCCATGTGCTGCCCACGGCTATTGGTCCCAATATTGCCCTTATTGTTGAAAAAGAACTTGAAAACAATGAGGTGAATGTCAAAATCGGGGCACAGGTCACCAAAATCCTTGGAGATGCCGAAAACGGCGTTACCGGGGTTGAGGTCAGCGGTGAAGTGATTGAATGCAACCTTGTGGTCATGGCCGTAGGTGTTCGCCCCAACACGGGTTTTGCCGCAGAAGCAGGCCTGGCTGTCGGCCGGGGCGGCGCCCTGATCGTGGATAAAAATTTAAGAACCTCTGACCCGGATATTTACGCGGGTGGAGACTGTATTGAGATGCGCAATCTGGTAGCCGGTGAGCAGCTCCCCATGCCTTTGGGTTCCCTTGCCAACCGCCAAGGCCGGATCATTGCCACCAATATATTCGGCAAGTGCGCTCAATTTGACGGCGCTGTCGGCACCTTCTGCATCAAGGTGTTCGGCATAGGCGTAGCCACAGCAGGCCTGACCATTCACCAGGCCAAATCCGCCGGATTCGATCCGGTTCACTCTGTGGTGGCTCAATTTGACCGGGCCCATTTCTATCCCGACTCAAAATTCATGTTTATCCAGCTCATTGCCGACAAACGCAGCCGCAGGGTTTTGGGCGTGGAAGCCGTGGGTGAGCAGATTGACGCTGTCAAGGCCAGGGTGGATGCTGTGGTACCGCTACTTCACAAAGGCATGAATGTGGATGAAGTATGCACCTTAGAAGTGGGTTATGCACCGCCATTTGCATCTGCCATGGATGTGATCAACAATGCAGGCAATGCGCTGGATAATATTCTGGACGGCAGGAATACCCCCATTGACTGGCCTGAATTCATTGACCTGTTCAAAAAAGGCGAGATCACGGTGGTAGATTTAAGAGAACTTGTGGAAGCCCAGCCGTTTATCGACAAATACGGGGCAGACCGCTGGATCTGTTTGCCCCAGACTGAGTTGCGCAAACGCTATAATGAACTGCCCAAAGACAAAGACCTCTGTCTTTTCTGCGGTACGGGTGCCAGATCTTTTGAATGTCAGAGAATATTGGAGCAAAACGGGTTCACCCGCATTCAAAATCTCCAGGGTGGGTATGCCATCATCAGGGTTACTGATCCTGATTTCATTCCCGAAGGCGGATAA
- a CDS encoding DUF309 domain-containing protein, producing the protein MMKILFNPFEDRTDRDVRNLLGSAFICALHKGDKAPVAQAVSDLDRKKLPARAKNYIKARYDRYAAVLAQMLSNPLLGADIYATAGLLWDESLFFECHEWLEQNYRAAQGQEKKVLQAMIRTAGTFELLAYNRKKAAVSVAAKALSVLEPHFLQVPESFNIQPKINRLKAVIKEA; encoded by the coding sequence ATGATGAAAATATTATTTAATCCTTTTGAAGACCGAACAGACCGGGATGTCAGAAATCTTTTGGGGAGTGCATTTATTTGCGCTCTGCATAAAGGCGATAAAGCACCTGTGGCACAGGCGGTTTCGGACCTGGACCGGAAAAAGTTGCCTGCTCGGGCCAAAAATTATATTAAAGCGCGGTATGACCGGTATGCCGCTGTTTTGGCACAAATGTTGTCAAATCCGCTTTTAGGTGCCGATATCTATGCAACAGCTGGTCTGCTCTGGGATGAATCCCTTTTTTTTGAATGTCATGAATGGCTTGAGCAAAATTACAGGGCTGCTCAGGGGCAGGAAAAAAAGGTCCTGCAGGCAATGATACGTACAGCAGGTACATTTGAACTGCTGGCGTACAACAGGAAAAAGGCGGCTGTCTCAGTTGCTGCTAAAGCACTGTCTGTGCTCGAACCACATTTTTTACAGGTTCCTGAATCTTTTAATATTCAGCCCAAAATTAACCGCTTAAAAGCCGTTATCAAAGAGGCCTAA
- a CDS encoding gamma-glutamyl-gamma-aminobutyrate hydrolase family protein (Members of this family of hydrolases with an active site Cys residue belong to MEROPS family C26.), whose translation MSVFIAIAANTERNKNGQTITSVPVAYSHCVQRVGAVPVILPPTRDAQAVALMLSRVNGLILPGGLDMDAHFFDQEMHPACNASDLELDIFQIDLVNLAVELKMPILGICRGAQVANVALGGSLVQDIPSQVPESGIAHMQKMLSHGTDHDVQFDKGSRLCRLFGDSIRINSRHHQSIDAPGKGIRITAWAPDGVVEGAEHESLPIDLVQWHPELLMQKSDDMLPLFNRFIRNCQDRQKSIK comes from the coding sequence TTGTCCGTTTTCATCGCCATTGCCGCCAATACGGAACGCAATAAAAATGGCCAGACTATCACCAGCGTTCCCGTGGCATATAGCCACTGTGTTCAGCGGGTCGGGGCTGTGCCTGTTATCCTGCCGCCTACCAGGGATGCACAGGCCGTGGCCTTGATGTTGTCCCGTGTAAACGGCCTGATTCTTCCCGGCGGCCTGGATATGGATGCCCATTTTTTTGATCAGGAAATGCATCCGGCATGCAATGCCAGTGACCTGGAACTGGATATTTTTCAAATTGATTTGGTGAATCTGGCAGTGGAACTGAAAATGCCGATTCTGGGCATTTGCCGGGGTGCCCAAGTGGCAAACGTGGCTTTAGGCGGCTCCCTGGTCCAGGATATTCCAAGCCAGGTGCCGGAATCCGGTATTGCCCATATGCAAAAGATGTTATCCCATGGTACGGACCATGATGTCCAGTTTGATAAGGGTTCCCGGCTGTGCCGACTGTTTGGCGACTCCATCCGCATCAATTCACGCCACCATCAATCTATTGATGCCCCGGGCAAAGGCATTCGAATCACGGCATGGGCTCCGGATGGGGTGGTGGAGGGTGCAGAACATGAATCTTTGCCCATTGATCTTGTGCAGTGGCACCCTGAGCTGCTCATGCAAAAAAGTGATGACATGCTGCCTTTATTTAACCGGTTTATCCGCAACTGCCAAGATAGGCAGAAGTCTATAAAATAG
- a CDS encoding cytochrome c3 family protein, producing MKRLFLIAVPWFAFAFFLTGVALAEDPEATFELPIGTMTLEAPQDTEHKATLSPVKFPHSLHFSYSCQECHHTWDGSSPIKSCGTSGCHENFWAPKPGQADGSENSVKSMVGAFHQACRDCHRNEAAQQKTAGSKNIVTGPVACAGCHPDPHSKVENSDESLSIPMGIITIEAPEEVEAKKGAVGFPHGLHFQFACKDCHHDWDGESEVEACDSCHNETEPSGTRSIKDEANQMYFLAAYHNNCLTCHRDMNKKRKAAMAQGDIDKADLPKATPVNCNGCHSSS from the coding sequence ATGAAACGATTATTTCTCATTGCAGTACCCTGGTTTGCTTTTGCTTTTTTTTTAACGGGCGTTGCCCTTGCTGAGGACCCTGAGGCTACATTTGAGCTTCCCATCGGAACCATGACCTTAGAGGCCCCCCAGGATACCGAACACAAGGCCACACTGTCCCCGGTTAAGTTCCCACATTCCCTTCATTTTTCCTATTCCTGCCAAGAGTGCCATCACACTTGGGACGGAAGCAGTCCCATAAAAAGTTGCGGGACAAGCGGCTGTCATGAAAATTTCTGGGCACCGAAACCTGGCCAGGCGGATGGATCGGAAAATAGCGTAAAATCCATGGTCGGGGCCTTCCACCAGGCATGCCGGGACTGTCATAGAAATGAAGCCGCCCAGCAAAAAACTGCTGGCTCCAAAAATATTGTTACCGGTCCTGTTGCCTGCGCCGGATGCCATCCTGATCCCCATTCCAAGGTTGAGAACAGTGATGAATCCCTCTCAATTCCCATGGGTATTATTACCATAGAGGCACCCGAAGAGGTTGAAGCCAAGAAGGGTGCTGTTGGTTTTCCCCACGGACTTCATTTTCAGTTTGCCTGTAAAGATTGTCACCATGACTGGGACGGGGAAAGCGAAGTTGAGGCATGTGACTCATGCCACAATGAAACCGAGCCCTCGGGCACCAGGAGTATCAAGGACGAAGCCAATCAGATGTACTTTCTGGCGGCTTATCATAATAACTGTCTGACCTGTCACCGGGATATGAACAAGAAGCGCAAGGCCGCTATGGCGCAGGGCGATATAGATAAAGCTGATCTTCCTAAAGCTACCCCTGTGAATTGTAACGGTTGTCATAGCTCATCTTAA
- the tmk gene encoding dTMP kinase — MEEANKGGFLVFEGIDGAGKTTQAELLCKRLASTGTPVFATCEPTDGPVGRLIRRMLSGNLPADQRTIASLFAADRTEHLMDPEAGIRQMVDNGTIVVCDRYYFSSYAYHSQYMDMDWVIQANRLNADILKPDITLFIDVDPQICLTRLQTTRKHLEIYEKLDIMKQVRANYLAAFHRLAHQERVAVIDGNDSVENIAKAVWEQVRLVI; from the coding sequence TTGGAAGAAGCCAATAAAGGCGGGTTTTTGGTATTTGAAGGTATTGACGGGGCCGGCAAAACTACCCAGGCGGAACTGCTTTGCAAGCGCTTGGCGTCAACAGGCACCCCGGTTTTTGCCACATGTGAGCCCACCGACGGGCCTGTGGGCCGGCTGATCAGACGGATGCTGTCCGGCAATCTTCCCGCGGACCAGCGAACCATTGCAAGCCTTTTTGCCGCGGACCGCACTGAGCATTTGATGGATCCTGAAGCCGGTATCCGGCAGATGGTGGATAACGGTACGATTGTGGTGTGTGACAGGTATTATTTTTCTTCCTATGCTTATCATAGCCAGTATATGGATATGGATTGGGTGATCCAGGCCAATCGACTCAATGCTGATATTTTAAAACCGGACATCACCCTGTTTATTGATGTGGACCCCCAAATATGCCTGACGCGGCTTCAAACTACCAGAAAACACCTTGAAATCTATGAAAAATTAGATATTATGAAGCAGGTACGAGCAAATTATTTGGCAGCTTTTCACCGCTTGGCGCACCAGGAACGTGTGGCGGTGATCGACGGAAATGATTCCGTGGAAAATATAGCCAAAGCTGTCTGGGAGCAAGTCCGCCTTGTAATTTAA
- a CDS encoding DUF3842 family protein: MKKVCVIDGQGGGIGSTVIKRIKERYEESIEVIALGTNAIATAQMLKARANKGASGTNAIVQTVKDADMIIGTVGIIMPHSMMGEVTPQMAEAVSCSHARKVLLPLTQENIAIVGMVGSPLPQLVDELLDVYFPLS, translated from the coding sequence ATGAAAAAAGTGTGTGTTATTGATGGTCAGGGTGGCGGTATCGGATCAACCGTAATCAAGCGGATCAAAGAGCGGTATGAGGAATCCATTGAGGTGATCGCTCTTGGCACCAACGCCATTGCCACTGCCCAGATGCTTAAAGCCCGTGCCAATAAGGGCGCTTCAGGTACCAACGCCATTGTTCAGACGGTTAAGGACGCTGATATGATAATCGGCACTGTGGGGATTATCATGCCCCATTCCATGATGGGCGAGGTGACCCCTCAGATGGCTGAAGCGGTATCTTGTTCCCATGCAAGAAAGGTGCTTTTGCCCTTGACCCAGGAAAATATTGCCATCGTCGGGATGGTGGGTTCGCCTTTGCCCCAGTTAGTGGATGAATTATTAGATGTTTATTTTCCCCTGTCATAA
- a CDS encoding CooT family nickel-binding protein: protein MCEANAYLVDKSGQESLFLEAVDKVESEEEGIRLVSIFGEQKFIKGKIDSLSLVDHKVFIKPE from the coding sequence ATGTGTGAAGCCAATGCATATCTCGTGGATAAGAGTGGACAGGAGTCTTTGTTTCTGGAGGCTGTGGACAAGGTGGAATCCGAAGAAGAAGGCATTCGCCTGGTGTCTATTTTTGGTGAACAGAAATTTATAAAAGGAAAGATTGATTCCCTGTCTCTGGTGGACCATAAGGTGTTTATCAAGCCTGAATAG
- the gltA gene encoding NADPH-dependent glutamate synthase, which produces MAEKKVKVDRVVMPEQDPDVRRRNFMEVPLGLSEEMAITEAKRCLQCKKPACVEGCPVSVFIPEFIKCIADGDFSAATKKLWERNALPAVCGRVCPQEEQCEGRCVLGKKDKPVAIGYLERFAADWERKNGTGEVPDIAEKTGKKVAIIGSGPSGLTVAGDLLVKGHDVTIFEAFHKPGGVLVYGIPEFRLPKEIVASEVATLEKMGANIECNTVVGATVTIDELFAEGYDAAYIGVGAGLPRFMNLPGENLINIYSANEYLTRTNLMKGYLFPEYDTPIIRGKNVVVLGAGNVAMDSARTAMRLGADSVKVVYRRSREEMPARNEELHHAEEEKIEFVLLTNPTQFFGDENGRLTGMECLKMELGEADASGRRRPMPIEGSEFKIDCDLVVVSVGSNANPLLTNSTPNLNLNKWGNIIADPVTGKTSKKAVWAGGDIVTGAATVILAMGAGRAAANSMHDYLTIGW; this is translated from the coding sequence ATGGCTGAAAAAAAAGTGAAAGTTGACCGGGTCGTGATGCCGGAACAGGACCCGGACGTCAGGCGCAGAAATTTTATGGAAGTTCCCCTAGGTCTTTCCGAAGAGATGGCAATCACCGAAGCCAAACGCTGTCTGCAATGCAAAAAACCGGCCTGCGTGGAAGGATGCCCGGTTTCCGTATTCATTCCTGAATTTATCAAATGCATCGCCGATGGTGACTTTTCTGCTGCAACCAAAAAACTCTGGGAACGCAATGCCCTCCCCGCAGTCTGTGGCAGGGTCTGTCCCCAGGAAGAACAGTGCGAAGGCAGATGCGTTCTCGGCAAAAAAGACAAACCCGTTGCCATTGGATATCTGGAACGTTTTGCTGCAGACTGGGAGCGTAAAAACGGTACTGGTGAAGTCCCTGATATCGCTGAAAAAACCGGCAAAAAAGTGGCGATTATCGGTTCCGGCCCCTCCGGACTGACCGTTGCAGGCGACCTTTTGGTCAAGGGCCATGATGTCACCATTTTTGAAGCATTTCACAAGCCTGGCGGTGTTCTGGTATACGGTATTCCAGAGTTCCGTCTGCCCAAGGAGATTGTGGCATCGGAAGTAGCCACCCTTGAAAAGATGGGGGCAAACATTGAATGCAACACTGTTGTTGGTGCTACGGTCACCATTGACGAGTTGTTTGCCGAAGGCTATGACGCAGCATACATTGGCGTAGGTGCAGGACTTCCCAGATTCATGAACCTGCCCGGCGAAAACCTCATTAATATTTATTCTGCCAATGAGTACTTGACCCGGACCAACCTTATGAAAGGGTATCTGTTCCCTGAATACGATACTCCCATTATCCGGGGCAAAAATGTTGTGGTTCTTGGTGCCGGCAACGTGGCTATGGACTCTGCCAGAACAGCCATGCGTTTAGGCGCAGACTCCGTCAAGGTTGTTTACAGACGATCCAGGGAGGAGATGCCCGCAAGAAACGAAGAACTGCACCATGCAGAAGAGGAAAAAATAGAATTTGTCCTGCTGACAAACCCCACCCAGTTCTTCGGCGACGAAAACGGAAGGTTAACCGGTATGGAATGTCTGAAAATGGAATTGGGAGAGGCTGATGCTTCCGGCCGGCGCAGACCCATGCCCATTGAAGGCAGCGAATTCAAAATAGACTGTGACTTGGTTGTCGTATCTGTGGGATCCAACGCCAACCCGCTGCTCACCAACTCTACCCCGAACTTGAATTTGAACAAATGGGGAAATATTATTGCAGACCCTGTAACTGGAAAAACGTCCAAAAAAGCAGTCTGGGCGGGCGGAGACATTGTTACCGGTGCTGCCACGGTCATCCTTGCCATGGGTGCAGGCCGTGCTGCGGCAAACTCCATGCATGATTATCTGACCATTGGCTGGTAA
- a CDS encoding sulfide/dihydroorotate dehydrogenase-like FAD/NAD-binding protein, with the protein MAKIVHREELAQGTIILNEIDAPRISRKAKPGQFVILQADETGERIPLTMADTNPEKGTITIIYMVVGKSTARFRDLKVGEEYYALIGPLGAPTHIEKIGKVVCVGGGTGIAVLHPIARALKAAGNEVITILGSRTYDLLILEEKMREASDTLHICTDDGSMGHHGFVTDILKETIEKEDIALVVAIGPIPMMKFCSLITKEKGVKTMVSLNPIMVDGTGMCGGCRVSVDGKTKFACVDGPEFDGHQVDFDGLAKRLASYTEVEKQSMDAYNKCKCNTN; encoded by the coding sequence ATGGCAAAAATAGTGCATCGTGAGGAATTGGCCCAGGGAACCATTATCCTCAACGAAATAGACGCGCCCCGCATATCCAGAAAGGCCAAACCCGGCCAGTTTGTCATTCTTCAGGCAGATGAGACCGGTGAACGCATTCCACTGACCATGGCGGATACGAATCCTGAAAAAGGCACGATCACCATCATTTACATGGTTGTCGGCAAATCCACGGCCCGGTTCCGGGACCTTAAGGTTGGTGAAGAATACTATGCGCTCATCGGTCCTTTAGGTGCGCCCACCCATATTGAAAAGATAGGAAAGGTCGTTTGCGTGGGCGGCGGCACCGGTATTGCCGTACTGCATCCCATCGCACGGGCATTGAAGGCTGCCGGTAATGAAGTCATAACTATTCTGGGTTCCAGGACTTACGATCTGCTTATTCTTGAAGAAAAGATGCGGGAAGCCTCTGATACCCTGCATATCTGTACCGATGACGGTTCTATGGGCCATCACGGATTTGTTACGGATATACTTAAGGAGACCATTGAAAAAGAGGACATTGCCCTGGTTGTGGCCATTGGTCCAATTCCCATGATGAAATTCTGCAGTCTGATCACCAAGGAAAAAGGCGTCAAGACCATGGTCAGCCTGAACCCCATCATGGTGGACGGCACGGGCATGTGCGGCGGATGCCGGGTATCCGTAGACGGGAAGACAAAGTTCGCCTGCGTAGACGGCCCTGAATTTGACGGTCACCAAGTTGATTTTGATGGACTTGCCAAACGACTTGCATCATATACTGAAGTTGAGAAACAGTCCATGGATGCTTATAACAAATGCAAATGCAATACAAACTAA
- a CDS encoding phosphoenolpyruvate carboxykinase (GTP) has translation MDPLHTLGKISSPDQAQNLFASELDNTQSAKIAKIKHPDVLVRIANAIALCRPSKVFINTGSEKDKEVIRKIAIEKGEERSLAMAGHTIHFDLAGEQGRIVDRTYYIAEPEDLVSSLANRMPPEKAAKEIETHMSGIMENLTMIVGFYMRGPVGSPVANPALELTSSAYISHSAELLYRNAFDDFDNEVEQKGYFFTNVHSEGLNRTEDLPHARVFMDRKYQTTYAWKCTYAGNTLLLKKGNHRFAVDKAVYRDRGRELSEHMFITGINGPGGRTTWCAGAAPSGCGKTTTAMAGNVFIGDDLAQMWIAQDGSIRTINPENGIFGIVEGLNNEGDPLLMKALRQPGCEVIWSNVLVDESSKPHWVGNMEPAPKKGINFQGEWHQGKTNDKAEPIPISHPNSRCTLASENLDNCSPEASNPEGVVTRIFTYSGRDADTMPPVWVAKTPDAGVVIGACIVSATTATEVGVTGINRAPWANAPFIPGALGDYMDAQFKFFNNPDIKEPFKPVIAGLNYFLTYRARGGDSDKLLGEKQDVKVWLAWLERYAHNEVEYLSTPIGNLPCYNDLAELFKQIIDKDYPRSLYDMQFTLYTVKIIQRIELQEKAYANEEHLPEKLFKILEAQKWGLLDLKKKVGDVIMPDYFENLI, from the coding sequence ATGGACCCTTTACATACCCTTGGGAAAATCAGCTCTCCCGATCAGGCCCAAAATCTGTTTGCATCAGAACTTGACAACACACAATCAGCAAAAATTGCCAAGATCAAACACCCGGATGTACTGGTCCGTATCGCTAACGCCATTGCCCTTTGCAGGCCGTCAAAAGTATTTATCAATACGGGATCGGAAAAAGACAAGGAGGTTATCCGGAAAATTGCCATTGAGAAGGGGGAGGAACGTTCCCTTGCCATGGCAGGACACACCATCCATTTTGATCTGGCCGGTGAACAGGGAAGGATCGTTGATCGCACCTATTACATTGCCGAACCCGAGGATCTGGTATCCAGCCTTGCCAACCGCATGCCTCCGGAAAAAGCTGCAAAAGAAATTGAAACCCACATGTCCGGCATCATGGAGAACCTGACCATGATTGTGGGATTTTACATGAGAGGGCCTGTGGGCTCTCCTGTAGCCAATCCGGCCCTGGAACTGACATCCTCAGCCTATATATCCCACAGCGCAGAACTGCTTTATCGAAATGCCTTTGATGATTTTGACAACGAAGTTGAACAAAAGGGATACTTTTTCACCAATGTACACTCCGAAGGCCTGAACCGCACCGAGGATCTTCCCCACGCCCGGGTGTTCATGGATCGGAAATACCAAACCACCTATGCCTGGAAATGCACCTATGCCGGCAATACATTGCTGCTAAAAAAGGGCAATCACAGATTTGCCGTGGACAAAGCGGTATACCGAGACCGGGGCAGGGAGTTGTCCGAACATATGTTTATTACCGGCATCAATGGACCAGGTGGCCGGACGACCTGGTGTGCAGGTGCAGCCCCTTCCGGTTGTGGAAAAACCACCACGGCTATGGCCGGCAATGTATTTATAGGCGATGATCTGGCCCAGATGTGGATTGCCCAAGACGGCAGTATCCGCACCATCAATCCCGAAAACGGTATATTCGGAATTGTGGAAGGTTTAAACAATGAAGGTGATCCTTTATTGATGAAAGCATTACGGCAGCCCGGCTGCGAAGTAATCTGGTCAAATGTCCTTGTTGACGAAAGTTCCAAACCCCACTGGGTCGGCAATATGGAACCTGCCCCGAAAAAAGGAATCAACTTCCAGGGGGAATGGCACCAGGGAAAAACCAATGATAAGGCAGAGCCCATCCCCATATCCCATCCCAATTCCAGGTGCACCCTGGCCTCGGAAAACCTGGACAACTGCTCGCCTGAAGCATCCAACCCGGAAGGGGTGGTGACAAGAATATTTACATATTCAGGCAGGGACGCGGACACCATGCCGCCGGTGTGGGTGGCAAAAACCCCGGATGCCGGTGTGGTTATCGGCGCCTGTATTGTATCTGCAACCACGGCCACAGAGGTCGGGGTCACAGGCATTAACCGCGCACCCTGGGCCAACGCCCCTTTTATCCCCGGCGCGTTAGGTGATTACATGGATGCCCAATTTAAATTCTTCAACAACCCTGATATCAAGGAACCGTTTAAGCCGGTGATTGCAGGCCTGAATTATTTTTTAACCTACCGGGCCAGGGGCGGCGATTCAGACAAACTTCTCGGAGAGAAGCAGGATGTCAAAGTTTGGCTGGCCTGGCTGGAAAGATATGCCCATAATGAAGTTGAATACCTGTCCACCCCCATCGGCAACCTGCCCTGCTACAATGACCTGGCTGAACTGTTCAAGCAAATCATTGATAAGGACTATCCCAGATCCCTTTATGATATGCAGTTTACCTTGTACACGGTAAAAATCATCCAGCGCATTGAACTTCAGGAAAAGGCATATGCAAATGAAGAACACCTTCCAGAAAAACTGTTTAAAATCCTGGAAGCCCAAAAATGGGGCCTTCTGGATCTGAAGAAAAAAGTAGGGGATGTCATCATGCCGGATTATTTTGAAAATCTGATTTGA
- a CDS encoding PHP domain-containing protein, whose product MAYIFADLHNHTTASDGDFSPGDLVALAADKGINVLGVTDHDTLDGLEPALDAGKTYGVEVFPGVEVSVRFKREFFTGTLHVLTYFSSALLKDPGFVTRFKTLLAQGRGQGLVRARIEKINQVFGPGGESPLLSRDLNFEDIAAYSDNASRRHFAMFLDEKLGISDKDIINRIIGNDSPAYLPSGVEIEQVKRFITSEPVVAVLAHPAAGSFPGEGHYKEVLPPVETVAHLLPEILDAGVKGLEVHYPGHAPEHKALLLSWAQKYDLLVTGGSDCHDSANRPVGVTGADEQEFNRLKQEVLCAEKKSR is encoded by the coding sequence ATGGCATATATATTTGCAGATTTGCATAATCATACCACCGCATCTGACGGAGATTTTTCCCCGGGCGATCTTGTGGCGTTGGCCGCAGATAAAGGTATCAACGTTTTAGGGGTGACTGACCATGATACTTTGGACGGACTTGAACCAGCGCTGGATGCGGGAAAAACATACGGGGTAGAGGTCTTTCCGGGTGTTGAGGTCTCTGTCCGCTTCAAAAGGGAATTTTTCACGGGCACCCTGCACGTGCTGACCTATTTTTCAAGCGCATTGTTAAAAGATCCGGGGTTTGTCACGCGGTTTAAAACCCTCCTGGCCCAAGGAAGGGGACAGGGACTGGTCCGGGCAAGAATTGAGAAGATAAATCAGGTGTTCGGGCCTGGCGGTGAATCGCCTTTATTGTCAAGGGATCTTAACTTTGAAGATATTGCCGCATATTCGGATAATGCTTCCCGCCGCCATTTTGCCATGTTCCTGGACGAAAAATTGGGTATTTCCGATAAAGATATCATTAACCGGATCATCGGCAATGACAGTCCTGCCTATCTGCCTTCGGGAGTAGAGATTGAACAGGTGAAAAGGTTTATAACAAGTGAACCCGTGGTTGCCGTGCTGGCCCACCCGGCTGCCGGTTCTTTTCCCGGGGAAGGGCACTACAAGGAGGTGCTGCCGCCTGTGGAAACCGTGGCGCATCTGCTGCCCGAGATCCTGGACGCCGGTGTCAAAGGCCTTGAGGTTCATTATCCGGGCCATGCACCGGAACATAAGGCACTGCTTTTGTCTTGGGCGCAAAAATATGACCTGCTTGTCACCGGCGGTTCTGATTGCCATGACAGTGCCAACCGTCCCGTGGGCGTCACAGGGGCGGATGAGCAAGAATTTAATCGGTTAAAACAGGAGGTGCTGTGCGCAGAAAAGAAAAGCAGATAA